One part of the Flavobacterium johnsoniae UW101 genome encodes these proteins:
- a CDS encoding flavin monoamine oxidase family protein — protein MNKNTPLNSGIQPDLKIETAIIGAGTSGLYTAYRLVTDKKYTADQVQIFDLSSKLGGRLESVIMPGMDFWGELGGMRYLTSQEIVTTLIEGYISPKDPKKRIPVLKDKMTPVPFPMGKSSKLLMYLRKERFKQDAWDEAQKKGKKLPTRYYLNETDLGFSSDQLFNKIIYDVLMADPWVAKKYQKKIKKGHNVYDYTFELTSEDWDEIKPRLVYNFPKSPYDKRKVNDLGFWNLIKDQVSQEGYEFLANAGGYYSNTINWNSAEAFPYMVGDFTAGTIYKTIEEGYDSIAYAVANSYMEHKGACIWSENKLETFTKEHSVKTHKYQLTFLNIKTNSKWHVYANSIVLAMPRKSLELLDQNNFFFNVNENSVLNENIRSVIMEPAFKILMGFEYPWWKELGIDSGHSITDLPMRQCYYFGTDKKTKNSMLLGSYGDMETETFWKALSDDKVLFEVKAAKSASLKELHQLNDVQATKLMVDELMNQLRELHGKDVTIPEPYVTYFKDWTDEPFGAGYHAWKAGFSVGDVMKYMRKPKHDEQIHICGEAYSDQQGWVEGAFCEAEKMLQDYFGLKRPFWLPDNYYLGW, from the coding sequence ATGAATAAAAACACACCTTTAAATTCAGGAATTCAGCCTGATTTAAAAATAGAAACTGCTATTATTGGTGCCGGAACTTCCGGATTATACACCGCATATCGTTTGGTAACAGATAAAAAATATACCGCAGATCAGGTGCAGATTTTTGACCTGAGCAGTAAACTGGGCGGAAGACTGGAATCTGTTATTATGCCGGGAATGGATTTCTGGGGCGAGTTAGGAGGAATGCGCTATCTGACTTCTCAGGAAATCGTAACTACTTTAATTGAAGGTTATATATCTCCAAAAGATCCTAAAAAACGTATTCCTGTTTTAAAAGATAAAATGACACCGGTTCCGTTTCCAATGGGCAAGTCGTCAAAATTACTAATGTATCTTAGAAAAGAACGTTTTAAACAAGATGCGTGGGATGAAGCTCAGAAAAAAGGTAAAAAACTGCCAACGAGATATTATCTTAATGAGACTGATTTAGGCTTTAGTTCAGACCAGCTTTTTAATAAAATTATTTATGATGTTTTAATGGCAGATCCCTGGGTTGCTAAAAAATACCAAAAGAAAATCAAAAAAGGACATAATGTATACGACTATACTTTTGAATTAACCAGTGAAGATTGGGATGAAATCAAACCAAGACTGGTTTACAATTTTCCAAAATCTCCTTATGATAAAAGAAAAGTAAACGATCTGGGTTTCTGGAATTTAATTAAAGATCAGGTTTCGCAGGAAGGATATGAGTTTTTAGCCAATGCGGGAGGTTATTATTCAAATACCATCAACTGGAATTCTGCCGAAGCTTTTCCTTATATGGTGGGCGATTTTACTGCAGGAACAATTTATAAAACCATTGAAGAAGGTTACGACAGTATTGCTTATGCAGTTGCCAATTCTTATATGGAACACAAAGGTGCGTGCATTTGGTCAGAAAACAAATTAGAGACTTTTACCAAAGAACATTCTGTAAAAACACATAAATACCAGCTTACTTTTCTAAATATAAAAACCAACAGCAAATGGCATGTATATGCTAATTCAATTGTTTTGGCTATGCCGAGAAAATCTTTAGAACTTTTAGACCAGAACAATTTCTTTTTCAATGTGAATGAAAATTCGGTTTTAAATGAAAATATCCGTTCTGTTATTATGGAGCCGGCTTTCAAAATATTAATGGGCTTTGAATATCCGTGGTGGAAAGAATTAGGAATAGATTCAGGACATTCGATTACCGATTTACCAATGAGACAATGCTACTACTTTGGAACCGATAAAAAAACGAAAAACTCCATGCTTTTAGGAAGCTACGGCGATATGGAAACCGAAACATTCTGGAAAGCGCTTTCTGATGATAAAGTACTTTTTGAAGTTAAAGCGGCTAAATCGGCTTCGTTAAAAGAGCTTCACCAGTTAAATGATGTTCAGGCAACAAAACTTATGGTAGACGAATTGATGAATCAGCTTCGCGAACTGCATGGTAAAGATGTAACCATACCAGAACCTTATGTAACCTATTTTAAAGACTGGACAGATGAGCCTTTTGGAGCAGGATATCATGCGTGGAAAGCAGGATTTTCTGTTGGAGATGTCATGAAATATATGAGAAAACCAAAACATGATGAACAGATTCATATTTGCGGTGAAGCATACTCAGATCAGCAGGGCTGGGTTGAAGGAGCATTTTGTGAGGCAGAGAAAATGCTGCAGGATTATTTTGGGCTGAAACGTCCGTTCTGGCTTCCTGACAATTACTATTTAGGATGGTAA
- a CDS encoding SusD/RagB family nutrient-binding outer membrane lipoprotein, with amino-acid sequence MLKKIAYITLFALTLTSCSDTLDDINKNPNATETPLAPYLLTGTLKQGADLYWGDANNFNSSLLFVQHWAKIQYTEPDRYDVSNTSFTSLWNTGYATLITDLNTIINFPDAQANSNYKGIAIALRSWTFLLLTDAYGNIPYKEAGQKVTPAYDSQKDVYTGLLEDLKKAQSLLGAANGTVTGDLVYKGDVVKWKRFVNSLRLRIALRISDREPVLAKQAAIDATSDAAGVLASNADTFKFTYISSPQQNPASAWFETRDDFRISKTMVDKLKEFSDPRLPVYAQLPSDASVGTYVGGGNGLSNSDANSQGFAKTSKPGTYFLTSTSPAVIYSYSEVLFNLAEAAARGYISGDAEQLYKNAITASFNQFGITDATVISNYLNQANVKYDAANYAKSIGTQKWIAFFGQGLDAFTEWRRLDYPVLTAGPATVLDGKIPSRFFYPGTEQSLNGVSYQAAIEAQGKDLLTTKLWFDVK; translated from the coding sequence ATGCTAAAAAAAATAGCCTATATAACTCTATTTGCATTAACGTTGACCTCTTGCAGCGATACGCTGGATGATATCAACAAAAATCCAAATGCAACTGAAACACCATTGGCACCTTACTTGTTAACAGGAACTTTAAAACAAGGAGCTGACTTATATTGGGGAGATGCTAATAATTTTAACTCGTCTTTACTATTTGTACAGCATTGGGCTAAAATTCAATACACTGAGCCAGACAGATATGATGTTTCGAACACGTCTTTTACTTCTTTATGGAATACAGGTTATGCAACCTTGATTACAGACTTGAATACCATTATTAATTTCCCGGATGCTCAGGCCAATTCAAATTATAAAGGAATTGCTATTGCTTTGCGTTCATGGACATTTTTATTGTTAACAGATGCTTACGGAAATATTCCGTACAAAGAAGCAGGTCAAAAAGTAACACCAGCATACGATAGTCAAAAAGATGTGTACACAGGTCTGCTTGAAGATTTAAAAAAAGCCCAATCTTTGTTAGGAGCAGCAAATGGTACTGTAACTGGAGATTTAGTTTACAAGGGAGATGTTGTAAAATGGAAAAGATTTGTGAATTCACTTCGTCTGAGAATTGCATTAAGAATTTCAGACAGAGAACCGGTTTTAGCTAAACAAGCGGCTATTGATGCAACAAGTGATGCGGCTGGAGTATTAGCCAGTAATGCAGATACATTTAAGTTTACTTACATCAGCTCGCCTCAACAAAACCCTGCATCAGCCTGGTTTGAAACTCGTGATGATTTCCGTATTTCAAAAACTATGGTAGATAAATTAAAAGAATTTTCAGATCCGCGTTTACCGGTTTATGCACAATTGCCATCAGATGCAAGTGTTGGTACATACGTTGGCGGCGGTAACGGATTATCAAACAGTGATGCCAACAGCCAGGGTTTTGCCAAAACATCAAAACCAGGAACTTATTTTCTGACATCAACATCACCGGCGGTAATTTATTCTTACTCTGAAGTATTGTTCAATCTTGCTGAAGCTGCAGCTAGAGGTTATATTTCTGGAGATGCAGAACAGCTTTATAAAAATGCAATTACGGCATCTTTCAATCAATTTGGAATTACTGATGCAACAGTTATTTCTAATTATTTGAATCAGGCAAACGTGAAGTACGATGCGGCTAATTATGCTAAATCAATTGGTACTCAAAAATGGATTGCTTTCTTCGGACAAGGTTTAGATGCTTTTACAGAATGGAGAAGATTAGATTATCCAGTATTAACAGCGGGGCCGGCTACCGTTTTAGACGGAAAAATTCCTTCTCGTTTTTTCTATCCGGGTACAGAGCAGTCACTAAATGGTGTAAGCTACCAGGCGGCGATAGAAGCTCAGGGAAAAGATTTACTGACTACAAAATTATGGTTTGATGTAAAATAA
- a CDS encoding SusC/RagA family TonB-linked outer membrane protein: MKKILNRYTWLCILLISIGINAQETKPLIQSKLVGTVVDAVTKDPVIGASVVIKGTTHGVQTDFDGKFFFQTGQKFPYTVIVSYLGYKKAEVVVNDNPVVIELTEEQNQLSEVVVTALGISKEKKSLGYTTQALKNKDIADTKETNFLNSLSGKLAGVRITNSQGDMGSSRIIIRGETSIAGNNQPLFVVDGVPVDNSQLGSVGGATRDFKNAIADLNPNDIETLTVLKGPNAAALYGSRAAHGVVLITTKSGKSQKGLGITFSSGITISQVATLPSFQNSYGQGSNGRFSFVDGKGGGVNDGVDESWGPRLDGRLIPQFYSNGEAVPFVAHPNNVKDFFNTGVTYDNSISVARSDEKSDFRLGVNNQKQLGTVPNSEVNKTNFTINTNYQISKGIRVGATANYITTNAPALPGGPSGNRAAGVMLQFLWFGRQVDINQLRNNRDVNWNNSYYSNPYWNAYYNTTSQQRNRIIGDVHLDAKLAEGLNFKFRTGVDYYNDRRKYTIKYGTNGTPFGSYAEDAYTVNEQNTEGIFTYTKKLNDDFTVDALAGFNIRNHSDANNYQKAPRLAVPDLYTLTNSRDPLTSSNTLSRLRVYSAYASAQFGYKNYAYLNLTARNDWSSTLPSSNRSYFYPSINGSLILSEALKLKSNTLDFLKLRGGWSEVGNDADPYQLSTVYNFQTAFDGNPIQTSSQKKLNENLKPETTRSTEVGLEASFFKNRLHFDFAYYNTNSFDQILEIKTTASSGYNSQLINAGKVNNNGIEIQLDGTPVQTENFKWNIGANYSRNRSKVEILDYAKQIQNYTIGSSGGVDVLASVGQAYGALYGTAYLRDASGNIVVGANGLPKADPTKRVLGHYTPDYLAGVTNTLTYKNLELSFLVDASVGGEIFSGTNRTGTYTGVLASTLPGRGAENGGLSYYLNGTTKTLVNGAAPGGAAVYDDGMVFNGVYDNGTPNTTIISAQEYYKASYNISEAYIYSSTFVKMREIKLAYNFNKSFAKKLGLEGASITAVGRNLFFIYKDAPNIDPETAFNTGNAQGLESLALPTTRNFSLNVNLKF, from the coding sequence ATGAAAAAAATATTAAATAGATATACATGGTTATGTATTTTGTTGATTTCCATAGGGATTAACGCTCAGGAGACCAAGCCGTTGATCCAGTCAAAACTCGTAGGAACGGTGGTTGATGCTGTTACAAAAGACCCTGTTATTGGTGCTTCTGTTGTTATTAAAGGCACGACACATGGTGTTCAAACAGATTTTGACGGTAAATTTTTCTTTCAAACAGGACAAAAATTTCCTTATACTGTAATAGTAAGCTATTTAGGTTACAAAAAAGCGGAAGTTGTAGTTAATGATAATCCGGTTGTTATTGAACTTACTGAAGAACAAAATCAATTATCAGAAGTTGTGGTTACGGCACTTGGTATTTCAAAAGAAAAGAAATCTTTAGGATACACTACTCAGGCACTTAAAAACAAAGATATTGCTGATACAAAAGAAACTAACTTTTTAAACAGTCTTAGTGGTAAATTAGCCGGGGTGCGTATTACAAACTCTCAGGGAGATATGGGATCTTCACGTATTATTATTCGTGGAGAAACTTCTATTGCAGGAAACAACCAGCCTTTATTTGTTGTAGACGGAGTTCCTGTAGACAACTCACAGTTAGGAAGTGTTGGAGGAGCAACTCGTGATTTTAAAAATGCAATTGCCGATTTAAATCCGAATGATATTGAAACGTTAACAGTATTGAAAGGTCCTAACGCAGCGGCACTTTACGGATCGCGTGCGGCGCATGGTGTTGTACTTATTACTACAAAATCTGGAAAAAGCCAAAAGGGACTTGGAATTACCTTTAGTTCTGGTATTACAATCTCTCAGGTAGCTACTTTACCAAGTTTTCAAAATTCATACGGACAAGGTTCTAACGGAAGATTTAGTTTTGTTGACGGAAAAGGAGGCGGCGTAAATGATGGAGTTGACGAAAGCTGGGGACCAAGATTGGATGGACGTTTGATTCCTCAATTCTACTCAAATGGTGAAGCTGTACCTTTTGTGGCTCATCCAAATAATGTGAAAGACTTCTTTAATACTGGTGTTACGTATGACAATAGTATTTCTGTAGCGAGATCAGATGAAAAATCAGATTTTCGTTTAGGAGTAAACAATCAAAAACAATTAGGAACAGTGCCAAATAGTGAAGTAAACAAAACAAACTTTACGATTAATACTAATTACCAGATTTCAAAAGGTATTAGAGTTGGTGCTACAGCTAATTATATTACAACTAATGCTCCGGCTTTACCAGGTGGTCCATCTGGAAACCGTGCGGCTGGTGTAATGCTTCAGTTCCTTTGGTTCGGACGTCAGGTTGATATCAATCAGCTTCGAAATAACAGAGATGTTAACTGGAACAACAGTTACTACAGCAACCCTTACTGGAATGCTTATTACAATACTACAAGCCAGCAGCGTAACCGTATTATTGGTGATGTGCATTTGGATGCAAAATTAGCTGAAGGTCTTAACTTTAAATTCCGTACAGGAGTTGATTACTATAATGACAGAAGAAAATACACTATCAAATACGGTACAAACGGAACGCCTTTTGGTTCTTATGCAGAAGATGCTTACACTGTAAATGAGCAGAATACTGAAGGTATTTTTACTTATACTAAAAAACTTAATGATGATTTTACTGTAGATGCTCTTGCCGGTTTTAATATTCGTAACCACAGCGATGCAAACAATTATCAAAAAGCACCACGTTTAGCTGTACCTGATTTGTACACTTTGACGAATTCAAGAGATCCATTGACATCATCAAATACATTGTCAAGATTAAGAGTTTACAGTGCGTATGCTTCGGCACAATTTGGATATAAAAACTATGCTTATTTAAACCTTACAGCTCGTAATGACTGGTCATCTACATTACCAAGCAGTAACCGTTCTTATTTTTACCCATCTATTAATGGTAGTTTAATATTATCTGAGGCTTTAAAATTAAAAAGCAATACACTTGATTTCTTAAAATTACGCGGTGGATGGTCTGAAGTTGGTAATGATGCAGACCCTTATCAATTGTCTACAGTTTATAATTTCCAGACTGCATTTGACGGAAATCCAATTCAGACTTCTTCACAAAAGAAATTGAATGAAAACTTAAAACCAGAAACAACTCGTTCAACTGAAGTTGGTTTAGAAGCTTCTTTCTTTAAAAACAGACTTCACTTTGATTTTGCTTATTATAATACAAACAGTTTCGACCAGATTTTGGAGATTAAAACAACAGCTTCAAGCGGATATAACTCTCAGTTAATCAATGCTGGAAAAGTCAACAATAATGGTATAGAAATTCAATTAGACGGAACTCCGGTTCAGACTGAAAATTTCAAATGGAATATTGGAGCCAATTATTCTAGAAACAGAAGTAAAGTAGAGATTTTAGATTATGCAAAACAAATCCAAAACTATACAATTGGTTCATCAGGCGGTGTTGATGTATTAGCATCTGTAGGACAAGCTTATGGTGCACTTTACGGAACAGCTTACCTTCGTGATGCAAGCGGTAACATTGTAGTAGGAGCAAACGGATTACCAAAAGCTGATCCAACGAAAAGAGTTTTAGGACACTATACTCCAGATTATTTAGCTGGTGTTACTAATACTTTGACTTATAAAAATCTTGAATTATCGTTTCTTGTTGATGCAAGTGTAGGTGGTGAAATTTTCTCAGGAACTAACAGAACCGGAACTTATACAGGTGTGTTGGCTTCAACGCTTCCGGGACGTGGTGCTGAAAATGGCGGTTTGAGCTACTATTTAAATGGTACTACAAAAACTTTAGTAAACGGAGCAGCACCAGGCGGAGCAGCAGTTTATGATGACGGTATGGTTTTTAACGGAGTTTACGATAATGGAACTCCAAACACTACTATAATCAGTGCGCAGGAATATTACAAAGCATCATACAACATTAGTGAAGCTTACATTTACAGCTCAACTTTTGTAAAAATGAGAGAAATTAAACTGGCTTACAATTTCAACAAGTCATTTGCTAAAAAACTAGGATTAGAAGGGGCAAGTATTACTGCAGTAGGACGTAACCTTTTCTTTATCTACAAAGATGCACCAAATATTGATCCTGAAACGGCTTTCAATACTGGAAATGCACAAGGTTTGGAGAGTTTAGCTTTACCAACAACTAGAAATTTCAGCCTTAATGTTAATCTTAAATTCTAA
- a CDS encoding SIMPL domain-containing protein: MKKLVLFLTIMFMTMSYGQEIKQIPLINVNGEGKVKVAPDQVCISATVETKGNNAKDVKKQNDEKMDAVLKFIKKMNVPTTDFKTKQVALNPQYDYEKKKTSYNATQTVEIVLKDLNKYDELMEGLVQQGINRIDNVSFESSKLAQYQSEARKIAMKDAKVKAEEYVSVLGQKVGKAFTISDNSQVYHPRPMYAAMKTEMMDASGASNQTLAIGEIEITANVSVSFVLD, translated from the coding sequence ATGAAAAAATTAGTATTATTTTTAACAATCATGTTTATGACTATGTCTTACGGCCAGGAAATTAAACAAATACCTCTAATTAACGTTAATGGAGAAGGAAAAGTAAAAGTAGCCCCTGATCAGGTTTGTATTTCAGCTACGGTTGAAACTAAAGGGAATAATGCTAAAGACGTCAAAAAACAAAATGACGAAAAAATGGATGCGGTTTTAAAATTCATTAAAAAAATGAATGTTCCAACAACAGATTTTAAAACTAAACAAGTTGCTCTTAATCCGCAGTACGATTACGAGAAAAAGAAAACAAGCTACAATGCCACTCAAACAGTTGAAATCGTATTAAAAGATTTAAACAAATATGATGAGTTGATGGAAGGTTTGGTGCAACAAGGAATTAACCGTATTGATAATGTTTCTTTTGAGTCTTCAAAATTAGCACAATACCAGTCTGAGGCAAGAAAAATTGCTATGAAAGATGCTAAAGTAAAAGCAGAAGAATATGTGTCTGTTTTAGGTCAAAAAGTAGGTAAAGCATTTACAATTTCTGATAACTCTCAGGTTTACCACCCAAGACCAATGTATGCTGCAATGAAAACAGAAATGATGGATGCTTCTGGCGCTTCAAATCAAACTCTTGCAATTGGAGAAATCGAAATTACAGCTAACGTAAGCGTGAGTTTTGTTTTAGACTAA
- a CDS encoding rhomboid family intramembrane serine protease has product MNTILIGIIVANVLISYKGFNDYAFFRKFEFHVGSIRAGEQIRMLTSGFLHADMMHLFFNMLTLWFFAPVVIDSLGNFSFVLVYFGSLIFGSLLTMLFHKNDYSYRAVGASGAVTGVLYSAILLHPDMMLGIFFVIPIPAYLFGILYLLYSIYGMKAKNDNIGHTAHFGGAVGGYLITLIKVPSLIVDHSLMTILLAIPIIVLFVLAKSGKI; this is encoded by the coding sequence ATGAATACCATTTTAATTGGAATTATAGTAGCCAATGTACTTATAAGCTATAAAGGTTTTAATGATTATGCTTTTTTTAGAAAATTTGAATTTCATGTAGGAAGTATTCGCGCCGGCGAACAGATTAGAATGCTTACATCTGGATTTTTGCATGCAGATATGATGCATTTATTTTTTAATATGCTTACACTTTGGTTTTTTGCGCCTGTTGTTATTGATTCGCTCGGAAATTTTTCTTTTGTTTTGGTTTATTTCGGAAGTCTGATTTTTGGAAGCCTGCTCACTATGCTGTTTCATAAAAATGACTACAGCTATCGTGCAGTTGGAGCTTCTGGAGCAGTTACCGGAGTTTTGTATTCGGCTATATTACTGCATCCGGATATGATGCTGGGAATATTTTTTGTTATTCCAATACCAGCCTATCTTTTTGGAATTCTATATTTATTGTATTCAATTTATGGAATGAAAGCCAAAAATGACAATATTGGTCATACGGCGCATTTTGGAGGCGCAGTTGGCGGATACTTAATTACTTTGATAAAAGTACCTTCATTAATTGTAGATCATAGTTTGATGACCATTTTACTGGCAATTCCAATTATTGTACTTTTTGTATTGGCAAAATCAGGAAAAATATAA
- a CDS encoding lysophospholipid acyltransferase family protein: MQFLVYILAYPLLWLISILPFRLFYLFSDFVYFLVYRVIGYRKKVVRENLALTLPHLSDAERKTIEKKFYHHMCDMFLEMVKTMSISPEEMEKRFHVTNIELVQDYYKKGKSVILVASHYASYEWLLTINPKLGFQGVAVYKRLANRYFDKLIRKIRSKYNTEMIETRQAIPTMAQNQRKGFVSMYGLASDQSPKLDRIFHSMKFMGIEVPVHTGAEMLAKKYDLSVIMVKVKKVARGYYEATFLTIADDPKEYENFDITEKYLKEVEKQIYEAPEYYLWTHKRWKHRVES; the protein is encoded by the coding sequence ATGCAATTTCTCGTTTATATATTAGCCTACCCATTATTATGGCTGATCTCTATACTTCCATTCCGCTTATTTTATTTATTCTCTGACTTTGTTTACTTTTTAGTTTACAGAGTAATTGGGTATCGCAAAAAAGTTGTACGCGAAAATCTGGCTCTTACTTTACCGCATTTAAGTGATGCTGAAAGAAAAACAATCGAAAAGAAATTTTACCACCACATGTGCGATATGTTTTTGGAAATGGTAAAAACGATGAGTATTTCGCCGGAAGAAATGGAAAAAAGATTCCATGTAACGAATATCGAATTGGTACAGGATTATTATAAAAAAGGCAAAAGCGTTATTCTTGTAGCCTCTCACTATGCAAGTTATGAGTGGCTTTTAACCATAAATCCAAAATTAGGTTTTCAGGGCGTTGCGGTTTATAAAAGATTAGCCAATCGTTATTTTGATAAACTGATTAGAAAAATACGATCAAAATACAATACAGAAATGATCGAAACCAGACAAGCAATTCCAACAATGGCACAAAACCAGCGCAAAGGATTTGTAAGCATGTACGGTTTAGCAAGTGATCAATCGCCAAAACTGGACCGAATTTTTCATTCGATGAAATTTATGGGTATTGAAGTTCCTGTACATACAGGCGCCGAAATGCTGGCCAAAAAATACGATCTAAGCGTAATTATGGTAAAAGTTAAAAAAGTAGCCAGAGGTTATTATGAAGCAACTTTTCTAACCATTGCAGATGATCCTAAAGAATATGAAAATTTCGACATCACTGAAAAGTATTTAAAAGAAGTTGAAAAACAAATTTATGAAGCGCCAGAATATTATCTGTGGACTCATAAAAGATGGAAACATCGAGTAGAATCATAA
- the glmM gene encoding phosphoglucosamine mutase — protein MTLIKSISGIRGTIGGKVGDNLTPVDAVKFASAYGTFLKNNTSKEKLTVVIGRDARISGPMIHNLVVNTLIGLGINVIDLGLSTTPTVEVAVPLEKADGGIILTASHNPKQWNALKLLNEKGEFLSGDDGAKILEIAEAEAFDFSDVDNLGEITPNDAYMDIHIDEVLNLPLVDVEAVKAAKFKVVVDGVNSSGGIIIPKLLKQMGVEVVELYCEPNGHFPHNPEPLKEHLTDISELVVKEKAHLGVVVDPDVDRLAFISDDGEMFGEEYTLVACADYVLSKTPGNTVSNMSSSRALRDVTNAHNGNYEASAVGEVNVVELMKKNNAVIGGEGNGGIIYPELHYGRDSLVGVALFLTHLANKKISVSALRASYPEYYMSKNKIELTPQIDVDAILTAMTEKYKNEDISTIDGVKIDFAAEWVHLRKSNTEPIIRIYTEAPSQEAADKLALRIIDEIKVIAGI, from the coding sequence ATGACTTTAATAAAATCGATTTCAGGAATACGAGGAACTATTGGTGGAAAAGTTGGAGATAACCTGACTCCTGTTGATGCTGTAAAGTTTGCATCGGCTTACGGAACTTTTCTAAAAAACAATACTTCAAAAGAAAAACTAACGGTTGTAATTGGCCGTGATGCCAGAATTTCCGGACCAATGATTCATAATCTGGTTGTAAATACTTTAATAGGTTTAGGAATTAATGTAATTGATCTTGGGCTTTCGACAACGCCAACTGTAGAAGTTGCAGTTCCGTTAGAAAAAGCAGACGGCGGAATTATCTTGACTGCTTCTCACAATCCTAAACAGTGGAATGCTTTAAAATTGTTAAACGAAAAAGGTGAATTTTTAAGCGGTGACGATGGTGCTAAAATTTTAGAAATTGCCGAAGCTGAAGCTTTTGATTTTTCTGATGTTGACAATTTAGGAGAAATTACTCCAAATGATGCTTATATGGATATTCATATTGACGAGGTTTTAAACTTACCTTTGGTTGATGTTGAAGCTGTAAAAGCTGCAAAATTTAAAGTAGTAGTTGATGGAGTAAATTCATCAGGAGGAATTATTATTCCAAAATTATTAAAACAAATGGGCGTTGAAGTGGTAGAATTGTACTGCGAACCAAACGGACATTTTCCGCACAATCCGGAACCTTTAAAAGAGCATTTAACGGATATTTCTGAGTTAGTTGTAAAAGAAAAAGCACATTTAGGAGTTGTTGTTGATCCAGATGTTGATCGTTTGGCTTTTATCAGCGACGATGGAGAAATGTTTGGTGAAGAATATACTTTGGTAGCCTGCGCTGATTATGTTTTGAGTAAAACTCCGGGAAATACCGTTTCAAATATGTCGTCTTCGCGTGCATTGCGTGATGTGACAAATGCACATAACGGAAACTACGAGGCAAGTGCAGTAGGAGAAGTGAATGTTGTAGAATTAATGAAGAAGAATAATGCAGTTATAGGTGGTGAAGGTAACGGTGGAATTATTTATCCTGAATTGCATTACGGACGTGACAGTCTGGTAGGAGTAGCTTTGTTTTTAACTCATTTAGCAAATAAAAAAATATCAGTTTCTGCTTTGAGAGCTTCTTATCCGGAATATTATATGAGCAAAAATAAAATCGAATTAACACCGCAGATTGATGTTGATGCGATTTTAACAGCTATGACTGAAAAATATAAAAACGAAGATATTTCGACAATTGATGGTGTAAAAATTGATTTTGCTGCAGAATGGGTTCATTTAAGAAAATCAAACACAGAACCAATTATTCGTATTTATACTGAAGCACCTTCGCAAGAAGCGGCAGATAAACTGGCTCTTCGAATTATTGATGAAATAAAAGTTATTGCAGGAATTTAA